A genomic stretch from Setaria viridis chromosome 1, Setaria_viridis_v4.0, whole genome shotgun sequence includes:
- the LOC117841556 gene encoding uncharacterized protein, with protein sequence MKGVQDRRHKRRQDLQVLAPFPGCLGRMINMFDLSNGVVATKMLTDKAHRDVSPAGRDRSNTFKMAINPPVQTEDKQRDSQARRNSPTKRSNSPTKRSGGTPVKMLMEQDMWKEGMPNEEPLNVVARLMGLHDAPVQSSGFEENYRNIKLKKESKCHQNQKAGLRHQHTWNGFSDQPSRINSSQSKYQGIEPCCEKRMSLVREKFAEAKRLATDEKLLHSKEFQDALQFLSSNRDLFLEFLDESNPLLSSNRYEFQPAAPPSEVKQITILKPSEPTKRKGSVLVGRQLFLDGDESERNRYRRHQSLDVSPANSSLSEPTKIVVLKPGLANSHDPGIVGSPLSSAEDSEDESMMTVDETACSRRLAKEITWQMRMRLKDKQDEESMLSCEYPEFYIGDDSFSKSEVEIAKEMSGETSEDLEFGTPTSGRSWDFLSRSGSPYSASCSSQTSHRREPSVVREGKKKILERWSMVSSTVSSEEEMEGRRSMGTLGDMLTISKVKDQEEIEGETVESQASELEAEEPFSCLPRSRSLPVSLSYGGIESNGVASGTHAAQKERIRKSSSFREKVSSLFSKNKKSTREKVDPSASDRLKHEGAVTNGDVKEDWNHLVLHNYGKQNTCLDTDEKNIMQGLVTSSCHTNNTANIPAKDISSMSSLGAPGIFGDPQDQPSPVSVLDGPFICDNNNRRLLYSSENFIASSPQALSRSPLIGSFSRSLSWEDPPLEVMSPNSLRLSRLFSKADEDLDSLTFIQKLVHSCGMDREGCILAEPLDPKLLDKFSDYQEDGMKSGKRRSKQRLLFDAVNEALAELTLMAELAAYPWGRSCSLEHRDCKNGSSNSVDEEIWRVIRNWSILEKYPPGEAIERNLLLEMILKREVAEAASADTARLEIFKLGAAVCSMVLEDLVEETLLDLTNN encoded by the exons ATGAAAGGGGTTCAGGATAGAAGGCACAAAAGGAGGCAGGACCTCCAAGTTCTCGCCCCCTTCCCGGGATGCCTGGGGAGGATGATCAACATGTTCGACCTCAGCAATGGTGTGGTTGCGACCAAGATGCTCACTGACAAGGCGCATAGAGATG TTTCTCCTGCGGGAAGAGACCGGAGTAACACTTTCAAGATGGCAATTAATCCCCCAGTTCAAACTGAAGATAAACAA AGAGATAGTCAGGCAAGAAGGAATTCCCCTACTAAAAGATCAAACTCGCCTACTAAAAGATCTGGTGGGACGCCCGTTAAGATGCTTATGGAGCAGGACATGTGGAAAGAAGGGATGCCTAATGAGGAGCCTCTGAATGTTGTTGCAAGATTAATGGGTCTACATGATGCTCCGGTTCAGTCTAGCGGATTTGAAGAGAACTACCGGAATATCAAGCTGAAGAAGGAAAGCAAATGCCATCAAAACCAAAAGGCAGGACTGCGCCATCAGCACACATGGAATGGTTTTAGTGACCAACCTTCAAGAATCAATAGCAGCCAGAGCAAGTACCAAGGAATTGAACCTTGTTGTGAGAAGAGAATGTCACTTGTTCGCGAAAAGTTTGCTGAAGCGAAGCGTCTAGCCACGGATGAGAAGCTTCTTCATTCAAAGGAGTTCCAAGATGCACTGCAGTTTTTAAGCTCAAATAGAGACCTATTCTTGGAGTTCCTTGATGAGTCAAATCCACTGTTATCGAGCAACCGCTATGAGTTCCAACCTGCTGCACCACCTTCTGAAGTAAAGCAAATAACCATACTGAAGCCATCAGAACCAACGAAGAGAAAAGGCAGTGTTCTTGTGGGGAGACAACTCTTTTTAGATGGAGATGAAAGTGAACGTAACAGATACAGGCGCCACCAGAGCTTAGATGTTTCCCCAGCAAACTCAAGTTTGTCTGAGCCAACAAAAATTGTAGTGCTAAAGCCAGGACTCGCGAATTCTCATGATCCTGGGATTGTAGGATCTCCATTATCATCTGCAGAAGATAGTGAAGATGAAAGTATGATGACAGTTGATGAAACAGCATGCTCAAGAAGATTAGCAAAGGAGATCACTTGGCAGATGAGGATGAGGCTCAAAGACAAGCAAGATGAAGAAAGCATGCTCTCATGTGAATATCCTGAATTTTATATCGGAGATGACTCCTTCAGTAAATCTGAAGTTGAGATTGCAAAAGAAATGTCTGGTGAAACAAGCGAGGATTTGGAGTTTGGCACTCCGACATCTGGCCGTTCTTGGGATTTTCTGAGTAGAAGTGGAAGTCCTTACTCTGCATCATGCTCTAGTCAGACATCCCATAGACGGGAACCATCGGTAGTTAGGGAAGGCAAGAAGAAGATTTTGGAGAGATGGTCTATGGTATCATCAACAGTCAGTAGTGAGGAAGAAATGGAAGGTCGTAGAAGTATGGGCACACTAGGTGACATGCTCACAATTTCAAAAGTCAAGGACCAGGAAGAAATTGAGGGTGAAACAGTGGAGAGCCAAGCATCTGAGCTGGAAGCTGAAGAACCTTTCTCATGTTTGCCAAGGTCTCGATCTCTTCCAGTTTCTTTGTCTTATGGAGGCATTGAGTCAAATGGAGTAGCCTCTGGCACTCATGCAGCTCAAAAGGAAAGAATCAGGAAGTCATCATCATTTCGGGAAAAAGTTTCTAGCCTGTTCTCGAAAAATAAGAAATCAACTCGGGAGAAGGTAGATCCGTCTGCCAGCGATAGACTCAAGCATGAAGGTGCTGTGACTAATGGTGATGTGAAGGAAGACTGGAACCATCTTGTGCTACACAATTATGGGAAACAAAATACTTGTCTTGACACGGATGAGAAGAACATCATGCAAGGGCTGGTGACTAGTTCTTGTCATACTAATAATACAGCTAACATCCCAGCCAAG GATATTTCTTCTATGTCAAGTCTTGGCGCCCCAGGAATCTTTGGTGACCCTCAGGACCAACCAAGCCCTGTATCTGTACTAGATGGACCATTTATCTGTGATAATAACAATAGGAGGCTACTGTACTCATCTGAAAATTTCATAGCTTCATCTCCAC AAGCTTTGTCGAGGTCTCCCCTTATTGGATCCTTTTCACGATCCCTATCATGGGAGGATCCCCCACTGGAAGTCATGTCACCAAACTCTTTGAGACTCTCAAGACTTTTCTCAAAGGCTGATGAAGATCTAGATTCGCTAACGTTTATCCAAAAGTTGGTCCACTCTTGTGGCATGGATAGAGAAGGTTGCATATTAGCTGAACCTTTGGATCCAAAATTGCTTGATAAGTTTTCAGATTACCAAGAAGACGGAATGAAGTCGGGGAAAAGGCGGTCAAAACAGAGGCTTCTTTTTGACGCCGTAAATGAAGCACTTGCTGAGCTTACATTGATGGCAGAACTGGCTGCATACCCCTGGGGTAGATCATGCTCTCTGGAGCACAGGGATTGCAAGAATGGTTCAAGTAATTCGGTGGATGAGGAGATTTGGCGAGTCATAAGGAACTGGTCGATACTCGAGAAGTATCCTCCAGGCGAAGCCATTGAAAGAAATCTATTGCTGGAGATGATACTCAAGAGGGAGGTGGCAGAGGCGGCCAGCGCTGACACGGCTCGGTTAGAGATATTTAAGCTCGGCGCGGCAGTTTGCTCAATGGTTTTGGAGGACCTCGTTGAGGAGACACTGTTAGATCTGACTAACAACTAG
- the LOC117841561 gene encoding tubulin-folding cofactor A, producing the protein MATLRNLKIKTSTCKRIVKELHSYEKEVEKEAAKTADTKEKGADPYDLKQQENVLAESRMMVPDCHKRLEAALANLKATLAELKEANEQGAEIGEAESTIAEVEAVVKPTEE; encoded by the exons ATGGCCACCCTGAGGAACTTGAAGATCAAGACGTCGACGTGCAAGAGGATCGTCAAGGAGCTGCACTCGTACGAGAAGGAGGTGGAGAAGGAAGCGGCCAAGACCGCCGACACGAAGGAGAAGGGCGCCGATCCCTACGATCTCAAGCAGCAG GAGAATGTTTTAGCTGAGTCGAGGATGATGGTTCCAGACTGCCACAAGCGACTTGAGGCTGCTCTGGCAAACTTGAAAGCAACACTG GCTGAACTGAAGGAGGCAAATGAACAAGGTGCTGAGATTGGAGAAGCTGAGAGTACTATCGCGGAGGTCGAAGCTGTGGTCAAGCCAACAGAAGAATGA
- the LOC117841558 gene encoding uncharacterized protein, whose translation MEAAAAAPHLLHCGGFGRVAHLPALPGRRRRRGQQLPRVRAVATEPKPSTSTSSSRPRTRNDLSNTRFGGVSKEIQRVRKQMEQDEQLATLMRGLRGQNLRDEQFADDNVRLRLVEVETAGNNEGLPLVYSPEIISAYWGKRPRAVATRVVQLLSVAGGFISHLISDLINKKLKENEVARAIELREIVTSLGPAYIKLGQALSIRPDILSPAAMTELQKLCDKVPSFPDDIAMALLEEELGQPWQAIYSELSPSPIAAASLGQVYKGRLKETGELVAVKVQRPFVLETVTIDLFIIRNLGLVLRRFPQVSIDVVGLVDEWAARFFEELDYVNEGENGAYFAEMMKEDLPQVVVPKTYDKYTSRKVLTTQWIEGEKLSQSTEDDVGSLVSVGVICYLKQLLDTGFFHADPHPGNMIRTPDGKLAILDFGLVTKLTDDQKYGMIEAIAHLIHRDYDAIVKDFVKLGFIPEGVNLDPILPVLAKVFDQALEGGGAKNINFQELAADLAQITFDYPFRIPPYFALIIRAIGVLEGIALVGDPEFAIVDEAYPYIAQRLLTDESPRLRSALRYTIYGKTGVFDAERFIDVMQAFENFIRAAKSGGGENLKGNMAELADIGAQPSTSLVPVFPMAIAQPEQPVKARAALAFLLSERGNFFREFILDEIVKAIDAISREQLIQIAASFGIGNATPVFSMVPVRARALLPTITEEDRVILNNVEKVVKFLTSGTATPTVSGDVNMVSVVQELLPVLPGISSKILPDVLSRLSSRVFARLIREAFL comes from the exons atggaggccgcggcggcggcgccgcatcTCCTGCACTGCGGCGGCTTCGGTCGCGTCGCGCACCTCCCGGCGCTCCCgggtcgacgccgacgccgaggacAGCAGCTCCCCCGGGTCCGCGCGGTCGCCACGGAGCCGAAgccgtccacctccacctcctcctctcgcccCAGGACCCGTAATGATCTCTCCAACACC AGGTTCGGTGGGGTGTCCAAGGAGATCCAGCGCGTGCGCAAGCAGATGGAGCAGGACGAGCAGCTCGCCACGCTCATGCGTGGCCTCCGCGGCCAGAACCTCCGCGACGAGCAGTTCGCCGACGACAATGTCCGCCTTCGCCTCGTCGAG GTAGAGACTGCGGGCAACAATGAGGGGCTGCCACTTGTGTATAGCCCAGAAATCATATCAGCCTACTGGGGTAAGCGTCCAAGGGCTGTCGCCACTCGAGTTGTGCAGTTGCTGTCTGTTGCTGGTGGTTTCATCTCACATCTCATATCCGATCTTATTAACAAGAAACTCAAGGAG AATGAAGTAGCTCGTGCTATTGAACTGAGGGAAATTGTGACATCTCTGGGTCCTGCTTACATCAAGCTTGGACAAGCGCTAAGTATACGGCCAGATATTCTGTCACCTGCAGCGATGACTGAGTTGCAGAAATTATGTGATAAG GTTCCTTCATTCCCAGATGATATAGCAATGGCTCTTCTGGAAGAAGAACTTGGTCAGCCTTGGCAAGCAATCTACTCTGAGTTATCCCCCTCCCCAATTGCTGCAG CATCTTTGGGACAGGTATATAAAGGACGCTTGAAAGAAACCGGAGAATTGGTAGCTGTCAAAGTGCAGAGACCATTTGTACTTGAGACTGTCACCATCGATTTATTCATCATTAGAAACTTGGGTTTGGTACTCAGGAGATTTCCACAG GTCTCCATTGATGTTGTTGGCCTGGTAGATGAGTGGGCTGCTCGATTTTTTGAAGAACTTGATTATGTAAATGAAGGGGAAAATGGCGCCTACTTTGCTGAAATGATGAAAGAAGATCTGCCACAG GTTGTTGTCCCAAAGACTTacgataagtacacatctaggAAAGTTCTTACCACACAATGGATAGAGGGAGAGAAGCTTTCACAAAGTACAGAGGATGATGTTGGGTCATTGGTCAGTGTTGGAGTCATATGCTACCTGAAACAG TTGCTTGATACTGGATTCTTCCATGCTGATCCACATCCAGGCAATATGATTAGAACACCTGATGGAAAGCTGGCTATTCTTGATTTTG GGCTTGTAACAAAACTGACAGATGATCAGAAGTATGGAATGATTGAAGCAATTGCTCACCTTATTCATCGTGATTATGATGCAATTGTCAAGGACTTTGTGAAGCTTGGTTTCATCCCTGAGGGAGTTAACTTGGATCCAATCTTGCCTGTACTGGCCAAGGTTTTTGATCAGGCACTTGAAGGAGGCGGTGCCAAGAATATTAACTTTCAAGAATTGGCAGCGGATCTAGCACAGATTACTTTTGATTATCCATTCAGGATACCTCCGTATTTTGCTTTGATTATTAGAGCCATTGGAGTATTAGAAGGTATAGCTTTGGTGGGAGATCCTGAATTCGCCATTGTGGATGAAGCATACCCATATATTGCTCAG AGGCTACTAACAGATGAATCACCACGGCTAAGGAGTGCCTTGCGTTACACAATATACGGCAAAACTGGTGTTTTCGATGCAGAAAGGTTCATTGATGTTATGCAAGCTTTCGAGAATTTTATTCGTGCAGCAAAGAGCGGGGGTGGGGAGAACTTGAAGGGAAACATGGCTGAGCTGGCTGATATAGGAGCTCAACCTAGCACCAGTTTGGTTCCTGTATTTCCAATGGCCATAGCCCAGCCTGAGCAGCCAGTTAAAGCTCGTGCAGCTCTTGCTTTTCTACTCTCTGAGAGGGGGAACTTCTTTCGGGAGTTCATTCTTGATGAG ATCGTCAAAGCCATTGATGCCATTTCAAGGGAGCAATTAATACAGATTGCTGCATCTTTCGGGATAGGAAACGCGACCCCTGTTTTTAGCATGGTTCCTGTTAGGGCCAGAGCGTTGCTTCCAACAATCACAGAGGAAGACAGAGTCATCTTGAACAATGTCGAGAAGGTTGTGAAGTTCCTAACATCTGGGACTGCAACTCCAACCGTGAGTGGG GACGTAAACATGGTGTCTGTAGTCCAAGAACTTCTTCCTGTGTTGCCAGGCATCTCATCGAAGATCCTACCCGATGTCTTGAGCCGGTTGTCATCACGAGTATTTGCACGGTTGATCAGAGAGGCATTTTTGTAA